Proteins found in one Candidatus Dadabacteria bacterium genomic segment:
- a CDS encoding VacB/RNase II family 3'-5' exoribonuclease, whose translation MSSKRELRILKLLSENKGKSLSEGNILRGLDMPERKREKLRATLKSMAFEGKIKRTSRGSYRLRKHWKKGAAKNGRHLDSPVSLLNGNRKKIVPAGLSKGSFLRVLADLRETPRGFVACPRKAELFEYEVETGGWKKSFSDGELVVIESKPGKQTATVTERLGISGEIETEKRGIISEYGLAKGFSRNVTKEVAGLSAELSNGNLSSRVNLEKETTFTIDGDDAKDFDDAVGVTKIRRGYRLRVSIADVSHYVACGSACDEEAARRATSTYLSDRVIPMLPKRLSNDLCSLRPGRRRLTKTVEMDFDSSGRLRDSRIYNSVIKSCARLTYSEAAAILEGNGTASSSRGKNIISSLLLMKELYRKLRELRIDKGGLDFDFPEAVLLRDSKGEVSDVDRLKRNVAHEIIEEFMIMANSVVAEFIFRNGFESIYRIHESPDPDSIEQLRENLLKIGIKANFGGQIKQQDIQEVMKAASGRKDREQINFMILRALKKAVYSTKHVPHFGLAIDDYTHFTSPIRRYADLVVHRIIDEILQKRTPSYDSARLKRIAERCSILERTAEDAERQFMNLETANFMKSRVGDVFHGKILSIHPFGVFIEIEEHFVEGLIPEHFYKIKGRKRKWFNLGEEVRVKLVSADMERRRLTFNLAS comes from the coding sequence ATGTCAAGCAAAAGGGAATTGCGGATTCTAAAACTGCTCAGCGAAAACAAGGGGAAAAGTCTCTCCGAGGGCAATATTCTCAGGGGGCTTGATATGCCAGAGAGAAAAAGAGAGAAGCTCCGGGCTACGCTGAAGAGTATGGCCTTCGAGGGGAAGATTAAAAGAACCTCCAGGGGTAGCTACCGTCTTCGAAAACATTGGAAGAAGGGTGCTGCGAAAAACGGTCGGCACCTGGATTCCCCTGTATCTCTTCTTAATGGGAACCGCAAGAAAATCGTTCCAGCCGGCCTCTCAAAAGGTAGCTTCCTGAGGGTTCTGGCCGACTTGAGAGAAACCCCGAGGGGGTTTGTTGCCTGTCCCAGAAAAGCGGAACTCTTCGAGTATGAGGTTGAAACCGGAGGGTGGAAAAAGAGTTTTTCCGACGGGGAACTCGTAGTCATAGAGAGTAAGCCGGGGAAACAGACAGCAACAGTGACCGAGCGCTTGGGGATATCTGGAGAGATTGAAACTGAAAAAAGGGGGATTATCTCCGAGTATGGTCTTGCGAAGGGTTTTTCGCGCAATGTGACAAAAGAAGTCGCGGGTCTAAGCGCGGAATTGTCAAACGGCAACCTTTCTTCGAGAGTGAATCTTGAAAAAGAGACTACTTTCACCATAGACGGGGATGACGCAAAGGATTTTGACGATGCGGTAGGCGTAACAAAAATCCGCAGGGGATACAGACTTCGGGTAAGTATCGCGGACGTTTCTCATTACGTGGCTTGCGGAAGTGCGTGTGACGAAGAGGCTGCCCGCAGGGCCACCAGCACCTACCTTTCAGACAGGGTGATTCCCATGCTTCCCAAGAGGCTTTCAAACGATCTTTGCAGCCTGCGCCCCGGAAGAAGACGGCTTACCAAGACGGTCGAGATGGATTTCGATTCCTCGGGAAGGCTCAGGGACTCGAGGATATACAACAGCGTGATAAAAAGCTGCGCGAGGCTTACATACTCCGAAGCCGCGGCCATTTTGGAAGGGAACGGCACTGCTTCATCCTCCCGTGGCAAAAACATCATTTCTTCCTTGCTTTTGATGAAGGAGCTTTACCGCAAGCTCAGGGAGCTTAGGATCGACAAAGGAGGCCTTGACTTTGATTTTCCCGAGGCCGTGCTGCTTCGCGATTCCAAGGGAGAGGTAAGCGACGTCGACAGGCTTAAGCGGAATGTCGCCCATGAGATAATAGAGGAGTTCATGATCATGGCCAACTCCGTTGTCGCGGAGTTTATTTTCAGAAATGGTTTCGAATCGATTTACAGGATTCACGAATCCCCGGATCCGGATTCCATAGAGCAACTGCGTGAAAACCTTCTCAAAATAGGTATCAAGGCAAACTTCGGAGGACAGATTAAGCAGCAGGACATCCAGGAAGTAATGAAAGCTGCTTCGGGAAGAAAGGATCGGGAGCAGATAAACTTTATGATTCTACGCGCGCTCAAAAAAGCCGTTTACTCAACAAAGCATGTTCCCCACTTCGGTCTTGCTATAGACGATTACACCCACTTCACTTCCCCCATAAGAAGGTATGCTGACCTTGTTGTTCACAGGATTATCGATGAAATACTGCAGAAAAGAACACCTTCCTACGATTCCGCCCGTCTCAAGCGGATAGCAGAACGCTGCTCGATTCTGGAGAGAACGGCCGAGGATGCGGAGCGCCAGTTTATGAACCTCGAGACGGCGAATTTCATGAAAAGCCGCGTGGGTGACGTATTCCACGGGAAAATACTGAGCATACACCCCTTCGGGGTTTTCATAGAAATAGAAGAACACTTCGTCGAGGGACTCATCCCCGAGCATTTTTACAAGATCAAGGGCAGGAAAAGAAAGTGGTTCAACCTCGGAGAGGAAGTTCGCGTGAAGCTTGTATCAGCGGACATGGAGAGAAGAAGGCTTACTTTCAATCTAGCATCCTGA
- the pilM gene encoding type IV pilus assembly protein PilM: MVGIDIGSSSVKIVELSYGGGNYRLENMGEAMLPGDAIVRKSISRGDIVSGVVSSLVSRLGVRTKKAVIGVSGEAVALKVVNVPRVFLGEDMEKLVPDLVRTSLRKDVNGVNYSYTPLFRRNGKSEETQVLVAAVSKKTAQEYKSSLFSAGLRAQVIDVDAMALSNCYTVFCRDRGQKVALVNIGASGTNLSVLDGTVPFVLKDISLGGQWITLRLMEEFKITYEEAERIKFSLKGYGRYDEIESVFTDFVARATDEIKTVLDEAGDVIDRIILSGGSSRIATLADALGEATGVQVEISNPFRNITFSDSRFDPEYIEHLAPKMAVAVGLALRGL; encoded by the coding sequence ATGGTTGGAATAGATATAGGTTCAAGTTCCGTCAAGATTGTGGAGCTTTCCTACGGGGGTGGAAACTATCGGCTTGAGAATATGGGAGAGGCTATGCTTCCTGGAGATGCGATAGTCCGCAAGTCAATTTCAAGGGGCGACATAGTTTCGGGGGTTGTATCAAGTCTCGTTTCTAGACTCGGCGTGAGAACGAAAAAGGCGGTTATAGGAGTTTCCGGCGAAGCCGTTGCTTTGAAAGTCGTAAATGTTCCCAGAGTTTTTCTCGGAGAGGACATGGAAAAACTTGTTCCGGACCTCGTGAGAACCAGTCTTCGCAAAGACGTTAACGGGGTTAATTACAGCTACACTCCGCTTTTCCGCCGCAACGGGAAATCCGAGGAGACCCAGGTGCTGGTTGCGGCAGTTTCGAAAAAAACGGCGCAGGAGTATAAAAGTTCGCTTTTCTCGGCGGGACTCCGCGCCCAGGTAATTGATGTTGACGCCATGGCCCTTTCAAACTGCTATACAGTTTTTTGCCGAGATCGCGGTCAAAAAGTGGCGCTTGTGAATATCGGAGCGTCAGGGACTAACTTGAGCGTTTTGGATGGTACAGTGCCTTTTGTCCTGAAGGATATTTCGCTTGGGGGGCAATGGATTACGCTTCGTTTGATGGAGGAATTCAAAATCACCTACGAGGAGGCGGAGAGAATAAAGTTCAGCCTTAAAGGTTATGGCAGATATGACGAGATAGAAAGTGTTTTCACTGATTTCGTTGCTCGTGCCACTGATGAGATAAAGACGGTTCTTGATGAAGCAGGAGACGTAATCGACCGAATAATTCTTTCCGGGGGATCTTCAAGAATAGCAACTCTCGCCGATGCACTTGGAGAGGCCACTGGGGTTCAGGTTGAGATTTCGAATCCTTTTCGGAATATTACCTTTTCGGATTCGCGTTTTGATCCTGAATACATTGAACATCTGGCCCCGAAGATGGCGGTTGCGGTGGGACTTGCGCTGAGGGGTTTGTGA
- a CDS encoding helix-turn-helix domain-containing protein has translation MKFGDYLKRIRKRRKITQENLARSLEVSSVYIHQLETGKVDAPSFDRCQQISSILGVKVEEIWSVSRTERLKRFIEKEAISEQELEVLTNEEKMLLKLYRSLDGEIKKDFAGMVFMLLRHSQDKNLRKILEEFVKCA, from the coding sequence ATGAAGTTTGGAGACTATCTAAAGAGGATAAGGAAAAGAAGAAAGATTACCCAGGAAAACCTCGCTCGATCTCTTGAGGTTTCGAGCGTGTACATACATCAGCTTGAAACCGGAAAGGTTGACGCACCCTCTTTTGACCGCTGCCAGCAGATATCTTCAATCCTGGGGGTAAAGGTTGAGGAAATCTGGAGCGTCTCAAGGACGGAAAGACTCAAAAGATTCATCGAAAAAGAAGCCATATCAGAACAGGAGCTCGAGGTTCTCACAAACGAGGAGAAGATGCTCCTTAAGCTTTACAGAAGTCTTGACGGAGAAATAAAAAAGGATTTTGCCGGAATGGTGTTCATGCTTCTCCGACATTCACAGGATAAAAATCTACGCAAGATACTTGAAGAGTTTGTAAAATGCGCCTGA
- a CDS encoding type II toxin-antitoxin system VapC family toxin yields the protein MSRYVIDASVAIKWVVEEGGTAEALDVLRNARLSAPDLLIAECANILWKKVLQSDISEDEALLKAQLLEHAEIELLPTRHLLGSATALAVKLNHPAYDCLCLALALNTGRPFVTADERFRRKVSEHPSGRFSDMVLSLSEAVASAEN from the coding sequence GTGAGCCGCTACGTTATTGACGCAAGTGTTGCGATCAAGTGGGTCGTGGAGGAAGGAGGGACTGCTGAGGCCCTGGATGTTCTTAGAAATGCCCGGTTATCCGCGCCCGACCTTTTAATCGCGGAATGTGCCAACATCTTGTGGAAAAAAGTACTGCAGAGCGATATCTCCGAGGACGAAGCCTTGCTCAAAGCGCAGCTTCTTGAACATGCGGAAATTGAACTTCTTCCGACCCGGCACTTGCTTGGTTCTGCGACTGCCCTTGCGGTTAAGCTCAATCACCCCGCATACGACTGTCTTTGCTTGGCGTTGGCGCTGAATACAGGTCGGCCGTTTGTAACTGCCGACGAGCGCTTCAGGCGCAAGGTTTCCGAACATCCCTCGGGGCGATTTTCGGACATGGTATTATCTCTGTCCGAAGCTGTAGCGTCGGCTGAGAACTGA
- a CDS encoding DUF3574 domain-containing protein: protein MLKTLNRTAGALVAVAALVAACIFIVSCSSEAQTNPCPQGTEPYTEYRLFFGRGNADNPRTVSDDDWSKFLEDTITVEFPDGLTVLDAYGQYTAPSGAFIKEDTKVLIILVPPDNDSVSGIDRVIGEYKQRFDRSAVLRQVASACAAF from the coding sequence ATGCTGAAGACACTTAATCGGACAGCTGGTGCTCTGGTTGCTGTTGCGGCTCTTGTTGCGGCTTGCATTTTCATTGTGTCGTGTTCTTCGGAGGCCCAGACAAACCCGTGTCCGCAAGGAACTGAGCCGTATACCGAATACAGGCTTTTTTTCGGACGTGGGAACGCGGATAATCCCCGGACCGTAAGTGATGATGACTGGAGCAAGTTTCTTGAAGATACAATCACCGTTGAGTTCCCAGACGGCCTCACCGTCCTTGATGCTTACGGACAGTACACCGCCCCTTCCGGAGCGTTCATAAAAGAGGATACGAAGGTGCTTATAATTCTTGTCCCGCCGGATAACGATTCCGTTTCCGGAATAGACAGGGTTATCGGAGAATACAAACAAAGGTTTGACCGTTCGGCGGTTCTGCGCCAAGTAGCAAGCGCCTGCGCGGCCTTCTGA
- a CDS encoding outer membrane beta-barrel protein encodes MRSIVSKLSLMMIAAALLLGTQFGAPRANALDLGNLESIGLGFSLDTTYQYVSNGEVGEGIAERGLYPEHNDFSIDAFTLSLEKVPTVGDGVMDLVGFRADVLFGEQAERLGFGFNSDGDGAVSPYQAYINVLVPSGDGGLNVYAGQFTTLAGWELIEAKDNTNITRSLLFYRIPFAHSGVRTTFSAGSLDFALGLSNDWDAVDDVDDGKTFESQIALNFPNDGWLGITGYFGDTDGDTRTLVTVVGTMTLMEKLTLIGDFEYTSHDAGGDRWGFAGYAIVSLADSMSLALRGEYVDESERVDTPDLELYEFTSTLILTPFESVGNFETRLEYRYDKADGDDAYFAGEEDQHGFAVQLLYWLDV; translated from the coding sequence ATGAGAAGTATAGTTTCTAAACTTTCATTGATGATGATCGCGGCGGCTTTGCTGCTCGGGACCCAGTTCGGGGCCCCGAGGGCAAACGCCCTCGATCTCGGAAATCTTGAGTCGATTGGACTCGGCTTTTCGCTTGACACGACTTATCAGTATGTTTCAAACGGGGAAGTCGGGGAAGGTATCGCCGAGAGGGGTCTTTATCCCGAACACAACGATTTCTCGATAGACGCCTTCACTCTTTCGCTTGAAAAAGTTCCAACTGTCGGCGATGGAGTAATGGATCTGGTGGGTTTCAGGGCTGATGTTCTTTTCGGCGAGCAGGCTGAACGTCTCGGCTTCGGTTTTAACAGCGACGGCGATGGCGCGGTAAGCCCTTATCAGGCTTACATAAACGTGCTTGTTCCATCGGGCGACGGCGGCCTTAATGTTTATGCCGGTCAGTTTACCACGCTGGCGGGCTGGGAACTTATAGAGGCCAAGGACAACACCAACATAACGAGGTCCCTGCTTTTTTACAGGATCCCGTTTGCGCACAGCGGTGTTCGGACGACCTTCAGTGCCGGATCACTTGATTTTGCTCTCGGTTTAAGCAACGACTGGGACGCGGTTGATGACGTGGATGACGGAAAGACGTTTGAATCTCAGATCGCGCTTAATTTCCCGAACGACGGCTGGCTCGGCATTACCGGGTACTTCGGCGATACGGATGGCGATACCAGGACCCTTGTCACGGTCGTCGGTACCATGACCCTCATGGAGAAACTGACCTTGATAGGCGATTTCGAGTACACGTCGCATGATGCGGGGGGAGACCGCTGGGGTTTTGCCGGTTATGCGATAGTAAGTCTTGCGGACTCCATGTCACTTGCTCTCAGGGGTGAGTACGTTGACGAGTCGGAAAGAGTTGATACGCCGGACCTTGAGCTCTACGAGTTCACCTCGACTCTTATATTGACTCCTTTCGAGTCCGTGGGAAATTTCGAGACGAGGCTTGAGTATCGCTACGACAAGGCGGACGGCGATGACGCTTATTTTGCCGGCGAAGAGGATCAGCACGGATTTGCGGTACAGCTTCTTTACTGGCTTGACGTATAG
- the amt gene encoding ammonium transporter, giving the protein MLLATFLVFIMHLGFATLETGLTRSKNTVNILFKNTFIISAGILTYALMGFNLMYPGDFIGGGIFGFAGFGISAPAGAEGLIEYADGGYTYYTDFIFQAMFAATAATIVSGAVAERIKLSSFLIFATIFVAIVYPVAGSWKWGGGWLDQMGFYDFAGSTLVHSVGGWGGLVGAYLLGPRVGKYLASGAMRPIPGHSLPLLAIGVFLLWMGWFGFNGGSVLSADPELISLVIVTTSLAAAAGALGAAFTSWGTFKFPDLSMALNGVLAGLVGITAGADVVSPGEAVIIGLVAGIIVVFAVSFFDKIRIDDPVGAISVHLVCGIWGTLAVGIFGGPDFSFMVQLIGVLAYGVFTVVCAFIIFYAIKMAVGIRVSEEEERRGLDITEHGMESYPDFQSAT; this is encoded by the coding sequence ATGCTGCTTGCGACTTTTCTTGTCTTTATAATGCATCTCGGATTTGCTACTCTCGAGACCGGACTTACCAGATCGAAGAACACGGTAAACATACTGTTTAAAAACACGTTTATCATTTCGGCGGGCATTCTCACTTACGCCCTTATGGGTTTTAACCTTATGTACCCAGGGGATTTCATAGGCGGTGGCATCTTCGGGTTTGCAGGTTTCGGTATTTCAGCACCGGCCGGGGCTGAGGGGCTCATAGAGTATGCGGACGGTGGCTACACCTACTACACCGATTTCATATTCCAGGCAATGTTTGCCGCGACGGCGGCCACGATTGTCTCCGGAGCTGTTGCCGAACGTATAAAGCTCTCGAGCTTTCTTATTTTCGCAACCATATTCGTCGCCATAGTGTATCCCGTAGCTGGATCCTGGAAGTGGGGCGGCGGATGGCTTGACCAGATGGGCTTTTACGATTTCGCCGGTTCTACGCTCGTTCACAGCGTAGGAGGATGGGGAGGACTTGTCGGAGCCTATCTTCTCGGCCCGCGCGTAGGGAAATATCTCGCCTCGGGAGCGATGAGGCCGATTCCGGGTCACTCTCTTCCGCTTCTTGCAATCGGCGTGTTTCTGCTCTGGATGGGATGGTTCGGTTTTAACGGCGGTTCGGTGCTGAGCGCGGATCCGGAACTGATTTCACTGGTCATAGTCACGACTTCGCTTGCGGCGGCTGCGGGCGCTTTAGGAGCGGCCTTCACGTCGTGGGGAACTTTTAAGTTTCCTGATCTCTCCATGGCTCTAAACGGTGTGCTTGCGGGTCTTGTGGGAATCACGGCCGGAGCCGACGTGGTCTCTCCGGGAGAGGCGGTCATCATAGGGCTTGTGGCAGGAATAATAGTGGTTTTCGCGGTCAGTTTCTTTGACAAGATAAGGATAGACGATCCGGTGGGAGCGATTTCCGTTCACCTGGTCTGCGGTATATGGGGAACGCTTGCCGTGGGAATTTTCGGAGGACCCGATTTCAGTTTTATGGTTCAGCTTATCGGAGTTCTGGCATACGGTGTCTTCACGGTCGTCTGCGCCTTCATCATCTTCTACGCCATAAAGATGGCTGTTGGCATAAGAGTGAGCGAGGAAGAGGAGAGAAGAGGACTGGATATAACCGAGCACGGAATGGAGTCCTATCCGGATTTTCAGTCCGCAACTTAG